DNA from Acidimicrobiales bacterium:
TCACGCCGTCGTCGCTCGACAGGTCGGTGATGCGGTGGCCGGTGCGTCGCTCGTGGGTTTCCAGGACCGCCGTACGCAGCCGATCGTTGAGCTCGGGCGAGGCCACCTTCTCCGGGGGCACGACGGTGAAGCCGAATGCCTCCAGCTCGGCGATGTTCTCGGTGAGTCCGAGGTCGAGAGCATCTCGGTAGATCTCGTTGAGCTCGGATGTCGTGCGCCAGTTGCCGATCTGCATCTGATCTCCGTTGAGTCGGGCGCCGTGCCGCCGAGGCGGGGCGCAAATCATGTCAGTAGATGACGATAAGGAGCTACCTACAGCTAGCCAACAGGGAAAGTCTATGACACTGACAGACAAGCGTCACTCATTGACATCTTGGTTGAATCGGCGTAGCTTCCCAGCGAAAGGTCGCCTGACAGGGGGAAACATGAGACGAACGTGGCCCAGCATCGGCACCGGGGTGCTGCTGGCGGCAGTGATCGCCGTGGGTTGTGGTGACGATGGCGACGAGGCTGGGTCGGCCGGTGCCGGCGATGGCGGCCTCACCGGCGAGCCGATCGTCCTAGGGCTGATCTCGGACGGTGAGCTGGCGTCTCCGCCATCGCCGAACCTCCCGACGGCCCTCGCCGGAGCAGAGGCGGCGGCCGAGGTGATCAACGCCGACGGAGGCGTCAACGGTCGCCCGATCGAGATCCGCGAGTGCGACACTCGGGCGGACCTCAACGCCGCGTCACAGTGCGCCCGCGAGCTCGTCGGCGACGGCGCGGTCGCCCTCGTCTCCGCCGCGTCCCAGGTGTCGCCCGGGTTCCTGCCCGTCGTGGAGGAGGCCGGGATCCCGTCGATCGGACACTTCCCGGTCTCCGAGGCCGACTACGCGTCGGAGGTGACCTACCCGCTCGTGTCGGGGACCCCGGGGCTGCTCATCGGGCAGGGTGTGCTGGTGGGCGAGCTGGAGCTCGAGCGGCCGAGCGTGGTCCGGATCAACCAGGACGCCCTCGCCGAAGCGGTGGCGCTGGCCGACATGGGTCTTGCCGCCACCGGCGCGGACGTCGTCAACGAGGTGGAGGTGCCGCCCCAGGCGCCGGACATGTCGTCCTACGTCGCGGCCGCCACCGCCGACGACACGGACTCGATCCTGGCGGTGATGCTTCCCCAGGACCTCGTCAACTTCGTGAGCGCCCTGCGACAGTCGGGCTCCGAAGTCCCGGTCATCGCGTCGAGCAACACGGTCCTGGACGCCCTCTCGCAGGGCTTCGGGGACGACATCGAAGGTGTCTACGCCGTGGGCTGGATGAAGCCCCCCACGGATACCGACGACCCCGCCGTGCAGCAGTTCGCCGAGGCGATGGATGCCCTCGACCCCGACGCACCCAAGCAGGACCTGTCCGAGAACAGCTGGGCCAGCGTCCACCTGTTCGCCGAGGTCGCCACGGGACTGGACACCATCGACGCGGCGTCCGTGACCGCCGCGCTCGACCAGCTCGAGGACTACGACAGCGGCCTGCTTCCCCCCGTGTCGTTCACCGAGCCCCAGACGCTGATCCCTGACCTGCGTTTGTTCAACACGTCTGTGCTGTTCACCCAAGTCAGGGACGGTATGTTCGTGCCGTTGACGGGCGAGTTCGTCGACGTGTTCGAGGCCGCTGCGTCGGCGACCGGCTGAGCCCCGGGGCCATGGAGATCCTCCGGTTCGCACTGCTCGGCCTCGGTGCAGGTGCCGTCTACATGCTCGCGGGTCAGGGCCTCGTGCTGGTCTACCGGGGCTCGGGCATCATCAACTTCGCCCAGGGCGCGATGGGCATGGCCGGGGCGTTCGCCTTCTACGAGCTCTGCGAGGCCAGGGACTGGCCGACGGCCCCGGCGCTCATGGTGACGATCGCGGCGTCGGGGCTCCTCGGCGTCGCGATCCACCTGGGCGCCGTACGGCCGCTGCGCCGGGCGCCGGCGGTCGCCAGGCTGCTCGGGCCCCTGGCGCTCATGGCGATCTTCCTCGCCGTGGCAGACATCCTGTACGGACCGGACTTCTTCCGGATGACGGCACTGTTGCCGGACACCACCGTCCGGCCACTTCCGGACACCCCGATCGGCGTCGACCGTCTGATCATGTTCGCCGTCGGCGCCGGCGTGACCGCGTGCCTTGCTGCTGGCTTCCGGTGGACGAAGATCGGGCTGTCGACGTCGGCGGTGGCCGAGGACCAGCGCACGGCGGCGTCCCTGGGGATCTCCCCCGATGTCGTCGCGTGTCTCAATTGGGCCCTGGCCGGGATGCTGGCAACGACGGCCGCCATCCTGACGGCATCGCTCTCGGGCACGCTGAACGTGTCGACGCTGGTGCTGCTGGTCCTGCCCGGCCTAGCCGCAGCGCTGGTCGGCGGGTTCCGATCGTTCGTCCTGACGGCCGTCGGGGCGGCGGCCATCGGGGTGGCCGAATCGGAGATGGCCCGGTATGTCTCGACGCCGGGGTGGGCGAAGTCGGTCCCGTTCCTGGCGATCGTCGCCGTGCTGTTGGTGCGGGGCCGGGGCCTCCCGCTGCGCGACGAGGTCGTCGTCCAGCCCCCCGAGCTCGGCTCGGGCCGGATCCGGCCATCGCTCGTCGTTCCCCTGACCGCCGTTGCCCTTGCCGTCGTCTGGGTGGCGTCGCCGTCATGGGTCGACGCCGTCATCACGACGGCGGTGACGGCCATGATCGTGCTGTCGCTGGTCGTCGTGACCGGGCTCGGCGGTCAGGTCTCCCTCGCCCAGTACGCGCTGGCCGGCATGGGTGCCTGGATCGCCGCCCGGCTGGTCGCCAACTACGGGCTGCCCTTCCCCGTGGCCGTCCTCGCCGGCGTGGTCGGCGCCGTCCCGATCGGGTTGCTCGTCGGCATGCCGGCCCTGCGCGCCCGCGGCGTCAACCTAGCCATCGCCACGCTCGGGCTCGCGCTCGTGCTCCAGGAGCTCATCCTGGGGAACCCGGCGCGGACCGGTGGCAGCTACGGCACCGTCGTCGGCTCGCCATCGCTTTTCGGCATCGACCTCGACACCGTCAGGCACCCCGAGCGGTACGCGACCTTCGTCGTGCTCGTGCTCGTGGTCGTGCTGGTCGGAGTGGCCAACCTGCGGCGGGGTCGGGCCGGTCGGCGGCTCATCGCGGTACGGGCCAACGAACGGGCCGCGGCGTCCCTCGGGATCGGCGTCTACGGCGCCAAGCTGTACGCGTTCGGCCTCTCGGCGGCGATCGCGGCGTTCGGCGGCATCCTGATGGCGTTCCGGAACCCGGTCGTGGTCTTCGGCCAGTTCGACATCCTCAACTCCGTCAACGCTGCGATGTACGCCGTGATCGGCGGCATCGGCTACGTGACCGGTGCGCTCGTCGGCGCCCTCCTCGCGCCGGGCACCCTCACACAACGGCTGTTCGACGAAGTCCTCGGCACCCGGACGGGCACCGTCCAAGCGCTCAAGCTCATCGGCGGGGCCGGCGCCCTCGCCGCGCTCCTGCTCTACCCCAACGGGCTGGCCGGCTACTACGAGCGGGCCTGGACCGGAGCCGTCGGTCGAGTTACCCGTCTTCGCGGCCGTGAGCGTGGGCACCCCCAGGGCGCGGCGTCGATCGAATCGGCCCCGGTCGAACGGGTCCGGGCAGCGACCCTGACCGTCCGCGACCTCACGGTGCGTTTCGGGGGAGTGACCGCCGTCGACGGCGTCGACATCACCGTCCGTCCGGGAGAGGTGGTCGGGCTCATCGGCCCGAACGGGGCCGGCAAGACCACCCTGATCGACGCCGTCACCGGCTTCGTCCCTGTCGCACGGGGCTCGGTCACCATCGACGATCGGGCCATCGAGGACATGAGCGCATCGCGGCGCGCCCGACTCGGCATCGCCCGATCGTTCCAGTCCCTCGAGCTGTTCGACAGCATGACGGTCAGGGAGAACCTCGCA
Protein-coding regions in this window:
- a CDS encoding ATP-binding cassette domain-containing protein — encoded protein: MEILRFALLGLGAGAVYMLAGQGLVLVYRGSGIINFAQGAMGMAGAFAFYELCEARDWPTAPALMVTIAASGLLGVAIHLGAVRPLRRAPAVARLLGPLALMAIFLAVADILYGPDFFRMTALLPDTTVRPLPDTPIGVDRLIMFAVGAGVTACLAAGFRWTKIGLSTSAVAEDQRTAASLGISPDVVACLNWALAGMLATTAAILTASLSGTLNVSTLVLLVLPGLAAALVGGFRSFVLTAVGAAAIGVAESEMARYVSTPGWAKSVPFLAIVAVLLVRGRGLPLRDEVVVQPPELGSGRIRPSLVVPLTAVALAVVWVASPSWVDAVITTAVTAMIVLSLVVVTGLGGQVSLAQYALAGMGAWIAARLVANYGLPFPVAVLAGVVGAVPIGLLVGMPALRARGVNLAIATLGLALVLQELILGNPARTGGSYGTVVGSPSLFGIDLDTVRHPERYATFVVLVLVVVLVGVANLRRGRAGRRLIAVRANERAAASLGIGVYGAKLYAFGLSAAIAAFGGILMAFRNPVVVFGQFDILNSVNAAMYAVIGGIGYVTGALVGALLAPGTLTQRLFDEVLGTRTGTVQALKLIGGAGALAALLLYPNGLAGYYERAWTGAVGRVTRLRGRERGHPQGAASIESAPVERVRAATLTVRDLTVRFGGVTAVDGVDITVRPGEVVGLIGPNGAGKTTLIDAVTGFVPVARGSVTIDDRAIEDMSASRRARLGIARSFQSLELFDSMTVRENLAVASDDRDATAYLTDLVRPRHRPLPPSAIAAIEEFGLVPDLDRRPSEIPFGRRRLVAIARAIASGPSVLLLDEPAAGLSRHESDELGRLVRNLASRWGIAVLIVEHDVGLVLDLCDRVTVLDAGRVIADGDPHTIRYDPAVIDAYLGPPDAAGRPSVTSRNGRKLPPGKPLIEAVELTAGYGALGAVRELDLVVAPGEIVALLGPNGAGKTTTLLTLAGELPPLDGQVLWRGQPATSPLHHRARDGLALITEQRSVFMQLTAAANLRLGRGEPDDALQVFPELAALANRRAGLLSGGEQQMLTLARALAARPSLLLADELSLGLAPLVIDRLFEALRRASDEDGLGVLLVEQHARRALAVADRVYVLNRGRVVLSGTAADLQGREDEVQASYLSAV
- a CDS encoding ABC transporter substrate-binding protein, with product MRRTWPSIGTGVLLAAVIAVGCGDDGDEAGSAGAGDGGLTGEPIVLGLISDGELASPPSPNLPTALAGAEAAAEVINADGGVNGRPIEIRECDTRADLNAASQCARELVGDGAVALVSAASQVSPGFLPVVEEAGIPSIGHFPVSEADYASEVTYPLVSGTPGLLIGQGVLVGELELERPSVVRINQDALAEAVALADMGLAATGADVVNEVEVPPQAPDMSSYVAAATADDTDSILAVMLPQDLVNFVSALRQSGSEVPVIASSNTVLDALSQGFGDDIEGVYAVGWMKPPTDTDDPAVQQFAEAMDALDPDAPKQDLSENSWASVHLFAEVATGLDTIDAASVTAALDQLEDYDSGLLPPVSFTEPQTLIPDLRLFNTSVLFTQVRDGMFVPLTGEFVDVFEAAASATG